CGCCGACCGCCTCAAGCGTGACGAGCACGGGCTCGTCGCGGCGATCGTGCAGCAGCACGACACCGGTGACGTGCTCATGCTCGGCTGGATGGACGACGAGGCCCTGCACCGCACGCTGACCACGGGCCGGGTGACGTTCTGGAGCCGGTCCCGCGGCGAGTACTGGCGCAAGGGGGACACCTCCGGCCACCGTCAGTACGTCCGCTCCGTCGCGATCGACTGCGACGGTGACGCCCTGCTCGTGCGCGTCGACCAGGTGGGCGCCGCGTGCCACACCGGGACCCGCACCTGCTTCGAGGCCGGCGGCGCGCTGCCCGCCGTCGTCGGCCACCGCGACCCCGAGGAGAACCGGTGACCGCCACGCCCGCCACGCCCGCACCCGCTGCCGTCGCGCCGACGTCCGAGCAGCTCGCGTGGGGTGCCACGTGGCCGGGGCTGGACACGTTCCGCGAGCTGGCGCGCGACCGCCGGGTCGTCCCCGTGGTCCGGCGGGTGCTCGCCGACGACGTCACGCCCGTGGGCCTGTACCGCACCCTCGCGCAGGGTCGGCCCGGCACGTTCGTGCTGGAGTCCGCCGAGGCGGGCGGCGCGTGGGCGCGCTGGTCGTTCGTGGGCGTCGAGGCCCGCGCGACGCTCCTGTCCGACGGCGGCCGGGCGGTGTGGCGGGGCGACGTCCCCGCGGGGATCCCGACCGACGGCGACGTGCTCGACGTCCTCGGCGCCGCGCTGGAGGCGCTGCGCTCGGAGCCGATCGACGGCCTGCCGCCCCTGACGGGCGGGTTCGTCGGCGCCATGGGCTGGGACATCGTGCGGCACTGGGAGCCGACGCTGCCGGCGACGGCCCCGGACGAGCTCGACGTGCCGGAGGTCGCCCTCACCCTGGCGACCGACCTGGTCGCGGTGGACCACCACACCGGGGCCGTGTGGCTCGTGGCGAACGCCGTCAACGGTGACGCCACCGACGAGCGGGTCGACGAGGCGCACGCCGACGCCGTCGCGCGCCTCGACGCCCTGGCGGCGCGTCTCGCCAGCCCGGCGGTGCCGGTGCGCACCGTGCTCGGCGAGGCCCCGGAGCCGGAGCTGGAGTTCCGCTCGACGCGCGCCGAGTTCGAGGACGCGGTCCGCGCCGGCCAGGAGGCGATCCGTGACGGCGAGGTGTTCCAGGTGGTGCTCTCCCAGCGCCTCGACCTCGACTGCCCCGCCCCGCCGCTGGACGTCTACCGGGCGCTGCGGACCATCAACCCGAGCCCGTACATGTACTACTTCCAGCTCCGGGACCACCGTGACCGCGACTTCGCGGTCGTCGGGTCCAGCCCCGAGACGCTGGTCAAGGTCGACGCGGGGCACGTCACCACCTACCCCATCGCGGGGTCGCGGCCCCGCGGCGCCACCGTCGAGGAGGACGTCGCCCTCGGCGAGGAGCTCATCGCCGACCCCAAGGAGCGGGCCGAGCACCTCATGCTCGTCGACCTGTCGCGCA
This Isoptericola jiangsuensis DNA region includes the following protein-coding sequences:
- the hisI gene encoding phosphoribosyl-AMP cyclohydrolase; this translates as MQNQTSLDPSVADRLKRDEHGLVAAIVQQHDTGDVLMLGWMDDEALHRTLTTGRVTFWSRSRGEYWRKGDTSGHRQYVRSVAIDCDGDALLVRVDQVGAACHTGTRTCFEAGGALPAVVGHRDPEENR
- a CDS encoding anthranilate synthase component I, with the protein product MTATPATPAPAAVAPTSEQLAWGATWPGLDTFRELARDRRVVPVVRRVLADDVTPVGLYRTLAQGRPGTFVLESAEAGGAWARWSFVGVEARATLLSDGGRAVWRGDVPAGIPTDGDVLDVLGAALEALRSEPIDGLPPLTGGFVGAMGWDIVRHWEPTLPATAPDELDVPEVALTLATDLVAVDHHTGAVWLVANAVNGDATDERVDEAHADAVARLDALAARLASPAVPVRTVLGEAPEPELEFRSTRAEFEDAVRAGQEAIRDGEVFQVVLSQRLDLDCPAPPLDVYRALRTINPSPYMYYFQLRDHRDRDFAVVGSSPETLVKVDAGHVTTYPIAGSRPRGATVEEDVALGEELIADPKERAEHLMLVDLSRNDLVKVCEPTSVEVVEFMATRRFSHIMHLCSTVVGRLRAGASALDTLRATFPAGTLSGAPKPRAIALIDELEPASRGIYGGTCGYLDFGGNMDMAIAIRTAFLRDGRASVQAGGGIVADSVPALEYAESRNKAAAAVRAVQLAARFADLGDA